Below is a window of Populus alba chromosome 2, ASM523922v2, whole genome shotgun sequence DNA.
TCATCCCTGCACTGGATGAATACCAAACACTGAAAATTTAGGGAAATGAAGAAAACAGAGGGGATCTGACACACCTGATACCTGAAAAAACTGTCAGAACTGAACTCCAGCAATATCTTCCTGCCACTTGGTTTATAATCAGCACCAATCTTTACCTTGCAATCTGTGCAGCACAACTTCCCTGAACTAACCAAGTTGTGACTGTTGGCATTTCTAGCAATGGCCAAACATGGAATTTCAGGACAACTCGGTTCTCCACATTTCCACTTAGTTGATTCCCTAAGAGAACCAGAGCAAGCGCTCAGCTCACTGCCAACATAGTTCTGATCATCAGCCAAAACTGAAACAAAAGCCTGGCTGGGCATGCAATCCATCTTACACTTCTTATTGGGTAAATATTCTTCGTTGTTTTCACCAATGTAATGTCTCCCGGCTTTGTTCAACCAAATCCTTGAAATCTCACCAGAATGTGCAATTGGATCCATGCCTGCAATAGACAGGTCCCAAGGCAGGACAACGGCCTCAACAAACACATTGGCCCTGTTTGGTATCACTGGATCACCTTGTAACTGTGGACATGAATGTAGAAAGATCAGAATTCTGTAACTGAACAAAGCAATGTAGTTATTAAACAAGCAAACagaaactcttttttcttttttacttttttaacttCTTGGACTCATACAGTGGAGGGAAAATTACTTGGAGCATGTTTTATAAGCCTTGATAATACTCTATTTCGCATATGCAGGCGTACCTTATGTAGAAAAGGATATTTGTGTGAGATCCAAATCAAGTGAAATCTTCCACTTTGAAGTTCCTGAAGATCTTCATTAAAGGGCATGGAAGGATAAAAGCAAAGATTTTTGCAGGTTGCATGGCTTAAGTGAAAATAGGAATATATTGCCAAGTTCATCTCTGTTGCCCGTGGCACATAATGAAAGATATGGCTGCATGAGAGAGACTCGTTGTTGAGCAACCCCAAATGATCCACAACTTTAGGCATGCCTTCCATAATGAGACTATAGTCAACAACCTGTAAAATGAAGCCAAAACAAAGTGACAAAAGATACTTGAAAAATCTATTTGAAAGACGAGTGCATATAATCTATAAACTTCAAATACATTAAGCGGACAAGATGATGGGAAAAGGTTTTGGAATCATCATTAGCTACACCTCATAGATGTTGTTGGTCTTCCAAGTGGATGGAAGGTCGGGTACCAGAACATCGATGCTTCCAGTCGCATCAACTAACTGCAACCTTCCAGAAGATTGAGAGATCTGGAGGAtcagtaaaaatatttataaaatcaaaaggagCTTATAACTTCATCCATATCAACTTgacaaaattagaaaagattGAGAAGAGCCCAAAAAGTGCAAGGGACAGCATCTAGACAAACAATGATGCACCTATAAACAAACACACATACACACTCAAACTGcatgtataatttaaaaacaaatacaagaagCTCATTTTGTGCACTCATCCACTTATTAAGATAACTTATTTTCTGTATAAATCTAATTGGCACTTATGGACAGCAGTGTTTTACTAGTCAATCTATATCAAAGACCACTTTTGCATATCCATCATCATTAAGCTAAGTTTTACAAAGTTAAGTTTAACCCTTTGTTTTCTCTAAACAAGCCTTTTGAACCTAGGTTGAGAATTGCAAAAATATCCAGCACCCATGCTACAATTTATCATAATTTGCTGGTTCTACCCTCACAATTATTATAAGTACCCTTTTtacaatattgaaataataaaatcaacataATATTGCCTAATCTTAAGTACATTCTTCTCCTATTTCTTACCAATCACCCATGCATCCTCTTCTTCATCAATAACCTGAACAATTACACTACAGATGTCCACCCATGCCTCATTTACATGTTTATCCATTAATATGTTAATACAGTGGGGGGGAAATGCCGTCCATGCTTGCTTCTGCATGTCAAAGCTGAATATTTGACCAGAATAGCACAAACAGTTGCACTAGTAAAGTCTACTACATGCTCTACATTGAAGTTACATCTCTAACCTTCAGACTTCCAAGTAAAAGAATGCCTATATCTTCACTCGAAAAATTCCTCCTCAATGGCAAACAATAAGATGTCCTTTCATGTGACACTAAGTTAAAGCGAGATTTTTCCTGTGAAGTATGACAGTCCTTTGATACTGTCCTCATCCACATGTTATCACAATGACTGAGCAAAATAGAGACAGGTGCCACCTGAAAAAAGTAGAAGGAAAATGAACCTTTGCTTTCATATGACCATGTtggctaaaaaataatatgaccaCTTCATACAGTCAGATCAAATCAGCCCTCAGATGAGCTGATGCAAGCTGTTGCAAAGATGTTTTGAATGGGGCTCAAAACTAAAAGCTTACCAATTTCAGGTTACCATGATATGGCTCACTACCACAGCCACATGATTCATGCCTGCATAATTCTGTCAGTACTCCAAGCTGCCaagttgaaaggaaaaaaaacactcattACAAggtaatatatgtatatatgtatgtatgtataacAAAAAAGACTGGTATCAGTTTCATCTAACTGTGGATTTACCAATTTACCCGAGCTCGAAAAATTGATTCAGGTAAATGTGATCTAGCAAACATCTGAGCTAGCCCTTCCTTCTAATAACACCTTGCACCCATCCATGTCAAGTTAGCATATGATATCAAGGCTTATAAGCATGGATGTTAAAAGGAATGCACATGCACAGGAAACTCCAACCAGTTCTTTGACAGAAGCAAAACCTAGAGAGAGTAAATTACATGTTTTGATCCCAGAATCTCCTTTTCAGATAACATCCCAGCAAACTTCTTTCGAAAGCATGAAATAACAAGCAGTGTCCTGAAACTCAGCCATCATATGTAaagtaaatcaataaaaaatttaatgcattCCAATCATCCtgtaaaatattgaatttcCCAGGACCACGCTCAGATTCCATACCATAGTCTGGCAGAAAATGTCAAGGACTCAATGAACTTCCCCAGCTGACTCTGTGACTGGGCCACCATATGGCATCTGCAGTATACAATTGAATCGGTAACATAACATGTGGGCCAGGTTATAATGTTCTAAAGAAGTTACTACATGTTTTTCTACCACTCAGCGAGACAAACTTTCAAATATCAGGGCACATGCCAAAATTAATACAGAATCAGTTTCGGTCCATTATCAGAAATGGTACCGCTCAATTTCCATGAGAAGTAAGCATAAGCCCACAATAATCGTTAAGAGAAGTTCAAGAGACATAATTTAGTAGCCCATACCCAGTTTCCAATGGGGAGAACGATTCCACAGTAATGCTAGTTTTGAAGCAAGCCCCAAGTACGAGCATTTTTGTCCAAGAAAATTTTGGATTCACGAAATGGACATTCCTCGCTGatatctaaaacaaaaactaatgaTGAGAAAAAAACCGGGTTGCCACTCTCATCAGTTAAAGTGATCAAACTTTAATTGTACTAAGtgaattattttagataaaaaaaaaggtagaaagTTTAGTTCACTTACAATCGCACCCTCTCTAAGACTATGTGGTGCAGTAACTAGCTGATCCGTTAATAAAAGCCACACTTCCTTGTCCAATTCAACAACCATCCCTTGCATATACACACCTCTAACAACTCCGGTATAAACACCACATTCCCCATTCCCTTGGATAGCATTTCTCGAGAACGGTGGCCATTTCTTCAACACTTTTGGCAATTGCAAAACAGAATATTCAGTAGTCACAAACATCAATTGAGACTCCTCTTTTCCTATAAAAACTAACTTCTTTTTCAACCCAGATAGCATAATCACAATACCTACAAGCTTCGTAATCACAGGATGCCAACACCACGAAGCACCACAAAAATACACAAAGGAAGGTTTtgtaaaagaatgagaatcgtTTCCTTGATCTATGCTATGCGAAAACTTAATTGATTCTGGAGAATTACATGTTTTACACTGACAAACCATAATTCGCGCAACAAACCCTCGAAGATTTTGTGATTTACCATCACCAATTGAACAAGGAACAATAAAAACAGGACTTATCGATTCAATTGGACCGTTAACGCTATAACGTGCCTTGGATTGATCTTCTTCATTGGAAGGCGAACCTGAAACTAATGGAAATAAATCGAAGGAACTCGAACTGCGAGATATTACACTGCTGGATGAATCTACAAAACTCCATTTGATAATCTCTAAGAAGCCACCATCACAGAAATGTTTCAAAGGAATGAAATTCCAAGCGAGAACTCGAATCCTCTTCCCGACTATATTGACACGGAAATCGAGAATATCACAGCAGACTGTGGATGAATCATCGGAAAATCGAAAGCAATTCCTGATTGGACATTTTAGGGTTTCGGTCGGGAGAGTTAAGGTTCCGAGTAAGATCACTGAGTGGTTCAAAGGAGTAAGaattttagggttagggtttgtgGAAGGTGGTGGCGGTTGAGATTGGGGTTTTTGGTTTGTTGAGTTTAGTTTGGATTTGAGAGAAGATGTAGCGGTGAATGGCTGAGCACGGAGAACTAGCTCTTTGACTGTGAGCACTGCAGCTGTTTCTTCCATGAATTTGCAATCGATTGATGAGTCAGGTTGAGTGAAGCTTAGCTGAGTGTGAGCGAAAAGGGGAATGTGAAGAACAGAGCGGGAACCAGAAAATCTTTTAAAAGGCTTTTCTTTTGCTGTCCGCTGAGATGGGGCCAGCAATGGGTTTGACTTTAGGGCCTATTGATATTGCTTTTGGTCACACCTTTTGGGCTCGTGAAAGAAGATACCTTTATGGCCCTGCAgatttatttaagaatttaagctgttgatcccttttttttttttttttcctgtgattCTGACTtactatccaaaatattttaatctaaaaaaatattaaaatttttatgtagttttttataattttaatataatggtattaaaaataaaaaaatattagttattatttaatatattttcaatagaaaaaataattttataccaCGTTATCGTACTAGGTGTCGCCTGTTTTTATTTAGGCACCCTTTCTTTAGCGTCCCTAGTGTTCCAAACAAAAGCTGAATTTAACTCGtggggtttttaattttttcttctttttttcccttttccttcttatttttagcactaaacttgcaaaaaataaaagttttcaatcaccttattatttttttatatctggtccttatattgttttttatgcattttattttagatgatttataaaattgaatatttttcaagtttatccattcaattttttatcttttatatttggtcttcattttcttaattgatatttattttatttgatatgatttttaaaagtttattctttttactgtttcattatttttagggttttttctaccaatttgatcctcattacttaattgctatttttttccttgaaaaatttcttagattaattttttatttatttcatgctCCAACGTTTAATTTGTTAGAAGTTAAGCTTTTAGATTGAACCCGGAACAAGGATTTCATGGGTTACGAGTTTTGAAGATTAGTCTAGTTTTAGAAAATAACTCAggtttacttggttttttttcttctttttttcaagatcatatttttttaaaaaaaatttcatcactCCATGTTGACATAATTTAAgattgaattttgttattttctttatattggatttttcattaattttgataataaccTGTGTTATCTTGAATCTTGTTATTTATCATTCTATGTtcaatttatcttctttttttttaaattttgttttaaaattaaattatattaatttattaaatataaaaatgagatGCCTatctcataatattttgattagttTGCTTTCTAGTTCGTTAATCTAATGGCACGTGCGACCTCTCTTAGTATCAATATGAAGCCTTTTGCAATAGCCTTTAAATCGTCTTGATAATCTATTTCTAGTGGTTGAGCAATGTCCACATCAAAGCAATGGTAGGTCTTCAATgagattttctttcttctcctctcaaGAATCATTGTTTATTACCTTTTCTGTTTGTGTTATTTacgatgttttttaaaaaatcatattattaaaataaccaTGCTTATTAAACTGTATTAAGTCAATAATTTAGATCTCatctttttttacttctttaaaaacactagcatgaacttaatttttgttcctattatgaaaaaaattgatccacCCACGGCGTAGCGATATCCACCTATCTAGTTAATAGAAAACTAAAAAGGGAATGTGTTTTTACTATGCACCACCTCACAAAATACTATTcattgtaatagttttttttttttgcctttgtttttttttctttctaaatctatgtttttctttaatttatccttcaacatgtgatttattaaaaatcaagctttatgatttgtttttcatgtggtTATTCTAATCTCATGATTCATGTTGTGAGTTTGGTAGGTTAACTCGattaactttagttttttttaagtagccttgttttcaattttatttttcaacactgagctaattgaaaatttgatttcatgatttgttttattttgcttgTTATAAGGTTATTCCAATCTCATGACTTGGTTCACAGGTTTTCCAGTTAACTAGAGtagattttaatcattttattgtgttttttttattgatttttttccatattCATCCTTAAACAATgagtttattaataattaaattttataatttatcttgtCTTGCTTCATGTGGGGTTATCATATTCTTATAACTCTGATCGCTAATTTGGCATGTAAACTTGTGTTGACTtaagtcattttattttgtggactttttataagattatactGGTTTTATgatctattttctaagtttggttGGTTAACTTGCTTAACTcgagatttgtttttaattagtatttttcttttcaatttcatcattcaatatatggttgattgagaattcaacttcatgatttgttttaatttgctttctatagtgTTATCTTGGTTTCATAACTTGGATTGtgagtttgataggttaatctTGGTTGACTCAGGTcgtttttttgtccttttttaaattgaatttctttcagTTTTATCCTTAAACAACTGGTTTATtagaaattgagctttataatttatttcaatttactttttatgaggttatctcagtctcatgatcCTGATCGCAAATTTGATAGGTTGacctagattatttttttgtttattttctatgaggttattataatttcatgacCTAAGTTCTAGGTTTTGGTAGGTTTACCCGAGTTCATTCgggttgttttttatgtttttttttcttgattttttttttcaatttcatcattcaacattgagtcgattgagaattaagcttcttaatttattttaatttactttatataatattattctgGTTTCATGACCTGaattgtgaattttgcaagttaactcaggttatcttgagtcttttttttttttaattttatcattcaatatttagtttattgagaatttaacttcataattttttttatatagggttaTCACAGTTTTATAACTCAAATCAaggatttgacatgttaatcaTAGTCGATCCAATATGTTGTCAtctcaatattgtttttaaaaagtatcgtcttaaattctttttattcaaactatttttttactgATTATCCAAGTTATTTTTAGACCTACAAAGCTAGGTAGtgtttaagattatgataatgattatttttaaaatatttgtcatttgaaaatacatcaaaataatatttttttatttttaaaatttatatttgataacgaacataaaacgattcaaaatcattaaaaaaaaattaatttgaagctaaaatattttttttaaaaaaaaacacacaatttttaaacacaaaaaaacaagtaaCTTCAAAACAACCacacttgatttatttatttactttactAGAAAAACATTAAGAATGACTCGATGTTTCTTtctaggtaaaaaaaagaaaaagaaaatctatttttcCTTGTATTTAATTTCACACAAATAATTAATACATTTCGAGACCGTTTGTCTCTGCGTTGCTAACTGCGTTTTGgcaaatttcaaactttttttttttttttactaaaattgagttcggtttgtactttttagatcgttttgatgtgctgatgtcaaaaatgatttttaaaaaatgaaaaaaaatcattggcatgcttttcggcacgaaaagctatttgaaaagcaaccgctaccacactgccaaacacgctcttcaTCTACACTTTGCCTTTTCTGTTACACTGTTGTACACTATTTCTACACACACCAGTTACCCTCTCTATTTATACACCACTAATTCTAACCATGAATGAGGAAAAAATTTCTTGGaggtaaaataattaattgaatctCCAATCAAATCAAATGCCCAAATGACAATTTGAGTATCTATGGAGGACCCCTGCAGTCTTGCTTCCATGTCTCATGACAATCACCACTGCATAGTTCAGACGTTGGATTTCCCTTCCATGACTCCTTAAAAGCGCCAGAGGATGGTTGCTTGCTGCAACAGGTGCCGGATCGGCAGAAACACTAGAAGAAGAGATGAAATTATGTGAACCATGAACTAGTTGTGCTGTTGAGATGCAAGGGCGGGCTTCGAGTGCTGAACAAGGTGGGTGATGAGAAGTTGAAGCCCAGCTGAACGTGTACACATGGCTTTATTGACTGTTCTCTCTGTGGGTGTAAGAtcacagaaacaaaaataattattaatcaatGAAAATAGCAACTAAAATTAGACAAATAAAACATCTTGCAAGTAGCAGTCGCAAGTTAACATACAACCTACTTCTTGGCCGTTGATGGTTCCTCATCCGCATGCCTGGGGAGGTTTGCAGCACGTCATTTTCTGCGGTGCGATCTCTCAAATTCTGTGAATAATCCTATGAAAGCACCACCCCAAACAATTAGCTTGAAAACTAATTATATGCACGCTTTTTGGGTACAATAAAATGCTCTTAGCTCCATTGATTAAAGAACAGGAGTTTGATACTCACCGTGAGGTTCACTGCAGGTGCTGCTGCTTCTGTGCTTGCCGGCACATTAAGATCACCTGAACCTGATCTGCACACGAAAGGATGCTCAAGTAGCGTCATGGCGGAGGGACGCTCTGCTGGATTTCTTCGAAAGCAACGACGAAGGAAGTCTTTTCCCTCTGGTGACAAGGTTTCTGGCATAGGTGGATCTTTATGCAAAATCTTGAACATAGCTTGAGCCTGATATTTTGCATTCATTGCATCAAAATTCTTAATCAGAACATTATGAAATCCTGGGTTGAACTTACATCTAACCAATCAAGAACTAACACGCAAACTAGAGAAACCATAATGTTTTGTGTggtctgataaaaaaaactcgGTCGATACCACCAAGGAAACAGAGGTGTTCTGGTCAAAGATTGAATACTGGGCATTTATTATTTGCAACTGGGCTTCTATTACCAGGCTCTCCTATGTATCTCGTCAAATCATGACATTAATGATGAAATATCTTATTCTTCAAAAAAGGATAGCTATTCTTCACTCCAAGCCATGTCAACCTTAGCAAGGAGAAACAGTGATGAGTGGTTTTCAGAGCCAATCCTTTCTCTCTGGATTACTTGAGAAATTAGTAGTCTTTTACTGAAGGTCACTTTAAAAGAGCAATGACAAAACAAAAGGCTTTGGAAGGTAATGCAACCCCGTCAATAGATCAAGCAATTGCTCTCCCAAGGCATAGGGCCAAATGCTGCAAGATCAAGTACCTTAAACGCATGCTCAAAAATGAGCGCAGATGGAAACATTCTTCAAAAACACTTAGCAATATTgaatagaaaaggaaattttAACCACAAAAGATTTTGTGATGAAAATGTTCTCTCCTTgtattccaaattaaaaaaataataataaaataaatgaatatacACTTTGCGATATGACACTAGGTATCCGTCTAATTTTCAACAACCTAGGCAGTGAATAATAAGGGGGGAAAGGTGTAGTTATGAACTCACCCCCTGAAGGTCACCCCATGGAGGTTTGCCGGTAAACATCTCAATGATTGCGCAACCCAGACTCCATATATCAACAGCCAAAGCAAGTTCCGGGTTGCAATTTCGCATCATCACAGCTTTTATGACCTgaataaaagaatgaatttgaagaaaatgCATTGATAAGCCACACAAGCGCACACGGGTTGTGTATCTATAATAATTTCAACATGAAGTACCTCTGGAGCCATCCAGTGTGGACTGCCCTTTAAGGACAATTCATATGATAGTCCTGCGAGCTGtgcaacaacaagaagagacaAAAACCCCATAATGAGAAAAGTACAGAGTTCGTAATAGAACCAAACAAAGTGTTCAAAGTTAATTCAGAACTCACATGTTTTGCCATCCCAAAATCTGTGAGCTTAACAACACCCGATGCATCAACAAGCAAATTTGCACCTTTAATGTCCCTGTAGAGCATAATTGTTCAAATCACTAAAGCTGCCCAGCAGAGAAAAGCCTCAACTTTATGACAGATACACATCATGCTTCCATACAATGTCCTTAATCCAACTATCACGTGCCATTTCTACTCTTTATAACGGTGTTGCTCTTTACaagattctattttttttcacaatttactGAAAGACATTTGGCATAGTACGATACTGACGGTTAAAAGAGTTCATTTTTCCTCTTTGTCAAACATGAATCACCCACCTGTGGACCGTCTTTGTACTGTGCAAATAAGCCAGCCCGGAGAGAATATGGCGGGTGAAATTGCGGACTATGGATTCTGTCATGTGTCCACAGTGTTCATGGACATACTTATTGATCGATCCAGGATTAATATACTccaaatatatgtaaaaattatCATCAACCTGTGCACAGCAAAATGCTCTCCTTCAGTCATC
It encodes the following:
- the LOC118028074 gene encoding CST complex subunit CTC1, translating into MEETAAVLTVKELVLRAQPFTATSSLKSKLNSTNQKPQSQPPPPSTNPNPKILTPLNHSVILLGTLTLPTETLKCPIRNCFRFSDDSSTVCCDILDFRVNIVGKRIRVLAWNFIPLKHFCDGGFLEIIKWSFVDSSSSVISRSSSSFDLFPLVSGSPSNEEDQSKARYSVNGPIESISPVFIVPCSIGDGKSQNLRGFVARIMVCQCKTCNSPESIKFSHSIDQGNDSHSFTKPSFVYFCGASWCWHPVITKLVGIVIMLSGLKKKLVFIGKEESQLMFVTTEYSVLQLPKVLKKWPPFSRNAIQGNGECGVYTGVVRGVYMQGMVVELDKEVWLLLTDQLVTAPHSLREGAIISARNVHFVNPKFSWTKMLVLGACFKTSITVESFSPLETGCHMVAQSQSQLGKFIESLTFSARLWTLLVISCFRKKFAGMLSEKEILGSKHKEGLAQMFARSHLPESIFRARLGVLTELCRHESCGCGSEPYHGNLKLVAPVSILLSHCDNMWMRTVSKDCHTSQEKSRFNLVSHERTSYCLPLRRNFSSEDIGILLLGSLKISQSSGRLQLVDATGSIDVLVPDLPSTWKTNNIYEVVDYSLIMEGMPKVVDHLGLLNNESLSCSHIFHYVPRATEMNLAIYSYFHLSHATCKNLCFYPSMPFNEDLQELQSGRFHLIWISHKYPFLHKLQGDPVIPNRANVFVEAVVLPWDLSIAGMDPIAHSGEISRIWLNKAGRHYIGENNEEYLPNKKCKMDCMPSQAFVSVLADDQNYVGSELSACSGSLRESTKWKCGEPSCPEIPCLAIARNANSHNLVSSGKLCCTDCKVKIGADYKPSGRKILLEFSSDSFFRYQMLQIGGYYVIKHHKEESFCCLKDYNNTGGGKICVSSRMCLWSLSFSSDDVINDKSLDDAPPGDSSLSNEEFLMKNQVELLLRRSTGNSPECSDVQLHLSADTMHLLVLKLNKMKEGFMPVVMPEEAFSRSPHFMTKMSASSTPFSSSNSCCVFPEGNLISVLGNVVALHSLNSNLANAHSSCETVSDIPHMGCFQGIPSSCCVHVLVDKQMVRIFGSLSKHAYAVGFGAGVNATFHRVLKLRGTNRLMLTPASFIVINSIRVANEASQENSSDLWLYRSSAASLDKVSFVMISELNQCTESKPVKFYCRVVAVHVLVLENRKYLASKVNSTQHFLDIPLASFVLDDGSSSCYCWANAERAATLLRLHEELPMRAFESSGCTLKWVGITNSSWKTTMYHLEKMLKKHHRIVVKNHGSMVDSSYQDLNVSVSSDDDLSSSDDNLLKFIIFHACFGTFWTVTASAMELNAVNQLEKEHLMQMEMAPHPMQNVWAREVCYTDTRTEAWNMVQEQLRR